The Caballeronia sp. SL2Y3 genomic sequence CTCTGCTGCCGCGCGATGCGAGACAGTCGGCGCGGCCTCGCTGCATCGGCTCCGGTACGCCGGTCGCTTTGGGCAGGGCAGCGAGCACCAGTCCGTGCAGCAAGACGAGCGGCACGAAGGTGCCCGAATCGCGCAGCAGCGTGCCTTCGGGCGCGGATTCCCACGTTCCCCATGCCGGCAACTCGACGCGCTCGTGCGCTTCGCGCGACCAGCGGCCGCGTTCGCGGTCGATCCACAGCACTGCAAACGCCGATTGCGCGGCGTGATCGAAACCATCGAGTTTGATCGTGATACGCATGTCGCTCTCCATGGAGGACGTCTAGTGGCGCAACACCCATTGCACGAGCGTATGCGCGTCTTCCGCCGAAATGGACCCGCCGCGCTCGGGCGGCGAAGGCATCGCCATGTCGCCCCAGTGCGCGCGCCCGCCCACGCGCAACTTGTGTTCGAGCATCGCCTGCGCTTTCGGATCGTCGCGATAGCGCTCGGCGATCTGCTGAAACGAGGGCGCGAGGAAAGGCGAATCGTTGGTATGACAGAACATGCAGTGGTGCTGATCGACGAGCGCGTTGACTTCCGTCTGCGCCAGCGCGGGCGCGGCGCTCAAGAGCACGCCCGCGACGACGCCGATGAGGAGCGCATGACGGGCGCGGACGGCTCGGTCGGCGCGCGGGTCGGCGCGAGGTTCGGCGCAGTAAGTGAGCATGGCGGCGCAAGGGTTCCGGGTAAAGACACATGACGATGATGCGGCCACACGGCACGAGCTGCTTGATCTGCATCAAGCGGCATGGCCTCGGGCAAGCGAACAATCATAGGTATGTCGCGATCGAAGGGCGGCGAGCCGGCGCCGCTTGACTCATCCCGTGCGAGGCACATCACCATGAACATCACGTTTTCGCAAAGCGCGCCCATCTATGCAGGCGATGAACCCGCTCTCACCTTCCATGCCTATGTCGACGGCGAGCGTATCCCCTGTACGATCTCGGCCGAGGCGCTGGAAGATCATTTCGGCGCGGCTTCGTCGCGGGAAGAAGACTTGCGGCACGCGTTCGAACTCGGCCGCGTCGCGATAGAAGGCGCCGCCGAGCAGTTGCTGACCAGCGTGGGACGAATGCCGGTCATGCTGCGCAGCGGCTATTTTCGTTTCGACGACGGCGGCCCGGTGCGGGTACAGCGGCATCGAGCCTGGAGATTGCCGGACGATGCACCCGCCGCCCACACAGGAAGCGTCTATCGCGGAAGCGATACAACCGATACGCACGGAGCCAAATGATGCGTGCAATGCTCTACGACGGCACCGCCCCGCAACTGCGCGCCGCCGATATCGACGATCCTGTCGCCGGTCCGGGGCATCTGCTCGTCGATGTCGTCGCGTGCGGCGTGTGCCGGACGGACTTGCATGTCGTGGATGGCGAATTGGCGCATCCGAAACGGCCGGTCATTCCGGGGCATGAAGTCGTCGGCCGCGTTGCCGCGATCGGCGCGGGCGTGGACGGCTTCGTCGTGGGCGACCGCGTGGGCGTGCCGTGGCTCGGCCAAACCTGCGGCCACTGCGCCTATTGCGCGACGCACCGCGAGAATCTGTGCGATAACCCCGGCTTCACCGGCTATACGCTGGATGGCGGCTACGCCGAACGAATGGTCGCGGATAGCCGGTTCTGCCTGCATCTGCCGTCGCGTTACGGCGACGTCGATGCCGCGCCGCTCCTGTGCGCGGGACTCATCGGCTACCGGACGCTCAAGATGGCGGGCGATGCGAGGCGCATCGGCATCTACGGCTTCGGCGCGGCGGCGCATATCGTCGCGCAGATCGCCCGGCACGAGGGCCGCACCGTCTATGCGTTCACGCGCGCGCAAGACAGCGCCGCTCAAGCGCTTGCGCTGCAACTGGGCGCGGCGTGGGCCGGAAGCAGCGACGAGCGGCCGCCCGATGAACTCGACGCCGCGCTTGTCTTCGCGCCGTCCGGCGCGCTCGTGCCAGCCGCGCTCGCGGCGCTGGCGAAGGGCGGCGTCGTCGTGTGCGGCGGCATCCATATGAGCGATATTCCGGCGTTCCCGTATGCGCTGTTGTGGGGCGAGCGGCGCATCGTGTCGGTGGCGAATCTGACGCGCGCCGACGGTCAGGAATTCATGCAGCGCGCGGCGTCCATCCCGCTCCATCTGCAAACGACGGTCTATCCGCTCGCCGACGCTAACCGCGCGCTTTCCGATCTTCGCGAAGGACGCATGGTCGGCGCGGCGGTGCTGCGCATCGCGGCCTGAGCGCATTCGTTCACACGCTTTCCAGTTCCGCCTGATCGAGA encodes the following:
- a CDS encoding DUF3564 family protein → MRITIKLDGFDHAAQSAFAVLWIDRERGRWSREAHERVELPAWGTWESAPEGTLLRDSGTFVPLVLLHGLVLAALPKATGVPEPMQRGRADCLASRGSRATSAKLCGHWHIQCIDRETTVPEHELFSDEEDCAPSAGLGFSAT
- a CDS encoding cytochrome C, producing MLTYCAEPRADPRADRAVRARHALLIGVVAGVLLSAAPALAQTEVNALVDQHHCMFCHTNDSPFLAPSFQQIAERYRDDPKAQAMLEHKLRVGGRAHWGDMAMPSPPERGGSISAEDAHTLVQWVLRH
- a CDS encoding DUF1488 domain-containing protein, whose protein sequence is MASGKRTIIGMSRSKGGEPAPLDSSRARHITMNITFSQSAPIYAGDEPALTFHAYVDGERIPCTISAEALEDHFGAASSREEDLRHAFELGRVAIEGAAEQLLTSVGRMPVMLRSGYFRFDDGGPVRVQRHRAWRLPDDAPAAHTGSVYRGSDTTDTHGAK
- a CDS encoding zinc-dependent alcohol dehydrogenase family protein, yielding MRAMLYDGTAPQLRAADIDDPVAGPGHLLVDVVACGVCRTDLHVVDGELAHPKRPVIPGHEVVGRVAAIGAGVDGFVVGDRVGVPWLGQTCGHCAYCATHRENLCDNPGFTGYTLDGGYAERMVADSRFCLHLPSRYGDVDAAPLLCAGLIGYRTLKMAGDARRIGIYGFGAAAHIVAQIARHEGRTVYAFTRAQDSAAQALALQLGAAWAGSSDERPPDELDAALVFAPSGALVPAALAALAKGGVVVCGGIHMSDIPAFPYALLWGERRIVSVANLTRADGQEFMQRAASIPLHLQTTVYPLADANRALSDLREGRMVGAAVLRIAA